From the genome of Mixophyes fleayi isolate aMixFle1 chromosome 2, aMixFle1.hap1, whole genome shotgun sequence, one region includes:
- the LOC142140765 gene encoding butyrophilin-like protein 10: MALLYTALTLTLLLYLTGCDYVIPKPQYEEVRVPRFGNATLPCQFSFIQGTYDLGASWHREDIVEEIEVDDIYAYIQQTYEYKEPQLVYSFHKDKEDLQEQSYSYQERVKVDTSEIGDGELTLFMTNVDYQDEALYTCKAISPHGKGEVKLKLMIQEEEEPPVLFDTVDNATVARCVSAGWYKVPIVKWLNRREEDISENSTTLVLEEMEDGRHRVSSTLSGVKSHEIYRCLIRDVKKARRARTVYRKLKKEALREYGEF, encoded by the exons ATGGCGCTGTTGTACACCGCTCTCACACTGACATTACTGCTCTATCTGACAG GGTGTGACTATGTAATCCCCAAGCCACAATATGAAGAGGTGCGTGTTCCTCGTTTTGGTAATGCCACCTTGCCCTGCCAGTTCTCCTTCATCCAGGGCACATATGACCTGGGTGCCAGCTGGCACCGGGAGGACATCGTTGAGGAGATTGAGGTGGATGATATCTACGCTTACATCCAGCAGACGTATGAGTACAAGGAGCCACAGTTGGTCTACAGCTTCCATAAAGACAAAGAAGATCTGCAAGAGCAGAGCTACAGTTACCAAGAGCGGGTCAAGGTGGACACCTCAGAGATCGGTGATGGTGAGCTGACCCTGTTCATGACCAATGTGGACTATCAGGATGAAGCTTTGTACACATGCAAAGCCATCAGCCCCCACGGCAAAGGGGAAGTCAAACTGAAACTCATGATACAAG AAGAGGAGGAGCCCCCTGTGCTGTTCGACACGGTGGACAATGCCACGGTGGCTCGCTGCGTCTCCGCTGGTTGGTACAAGGTTCCTATTGTTAAGTGGCTGAACCGCCGTGAAGAGGACATTTCAGAGAACTCCACCACGCTGGTACTGGAGGAAATGGAGGATGGACGTCACAGGGTCTCCTCAACTCTGAGTGGGGTCAAGAGCCATGAGATCTATCGCTGCCTCATCAGGGACGTCAAGAAAGCCCGGAGAGCCAGGACGGTGTACAGGAAACTAA AAAAGGAGGCTCTGAGAGAATATGGGGAGTTCTGA